The Panthera tigris isolate Pti1 chromosome A1, P.tigris_Pti1_mat1.1, whole genome shotgun sequence region CCTGGAGATGaacactataaaaataataaaaaagaaagaaaacaataaagccaTTGTTCCTGTAATTACCCGCTGAGTGAAGATGGCATTGTCTGGTTCGGGAAAGTGTTCCTCAGTAGTAACTGCTATGCCTGCAGTAGTTGggatttctttgtctcccacatGGTAACTTGATGAGCTTATTCTTTTTGTATATTCAGTGGTTGGATCCCTATAAGTTGTAGCCATGGCAGTGACAGTGGTTGATAAATTCCAGCAGAGCTGAAATCCATGGACTGCATCTAGTATATCCTCTCCTTGGGTGTGGTCAGGACTGTGGCATAGGATGGAATGTTCCCACCGACCTTGGAAACTGCCCAGCCAGGAGGCCAAAGCACATATTCGAGGGCTGCATTCCCACAGATTGCCAGAGAGGCCAACAGTTGTGAGGGATCTCAGGGAGTTTAAGATCTTGGAATCAAGGCTATTTAACTTGTTGTTATCCATGAGGAGAATTTTAAGATTAGGCATCGTGTCAAACACTGTCAGGTCGATGGCTTTGATTTCATTTCCAGTCAGGTCTAGCTTTTCTAAAGTGCCCCAGGTCCACTCCATCCCACATGTCAAGTTGCTAATTTTGTTCCATTGTAAGAAGAGTGTGTGCAGACTGCTTAGCCGTAGGAAATGAGCAAAATTAATCTTCGTCAGCTGGTTGTGCTCTAGGTGAAGCTCTCTCAGTTTGATTAATCCTGCAAATCCATTGCGAGCCAAACTTCGCAAACGGTTTGTGCTCAAATCCAGAAACTCCAGACTACGACAGTCCCAGAATAGGCGTACTGGGATAGTCCGCAGGGAGTTGGACCGTAAATGCAAGGTCTGCAGTTTCCGAAGGCCATAGAAGAGCTCTGGGTGCAGAGATGACAGCTGATTAAAAGACAGGTCCAAATTTTGCAGGTTAATCAGTTGAGTAAAAGTTGTGtttggtaaataaaatattttgttggaaCTTAAGATTAATTCCTTAAGTTTATATAGTCCTTGAAAAGCATCTTCTTTTACTGTTGAAATTTGATTGTGGTCTAAGTGGAGCCAGGTAAGTTGACTGAAGCTGGCAAATTGATCCCTTTCGAGCTCTGTGATGTGATTGTGCCTCAGGGACAGGCCCAGAGAGCCCTTGTCTGTGGCGTTTGGCACTGAGCGGAAGCCCTGAGAGTCGCAGTAGAAGAGCAGCTTCTCGCAGCGGCATTTGGGTGGACACGCCATACCCAGGGCAGGCAGCATTTTTAAAACCATACTCATTGCATATATTGCTGCCAGCATAGGGGCCCCTAATGGCCACTTGAAATGTAAGCCTGCAGAATATAATTTAAGGAAAACAAGAAGATAGGATATTTTTCAGCAGAATGTATgagctcttaaaaaaaacaacataacaTTATGGCGAAAGATATCACTGCatataacttatttttcatttgctgCAGAAAAACTAACCTTGTTAGTATGACTAGAACACAACTTaaaccattaagaaaaaagataaagaatattcTGTCATTAGCAGTATAGGCTTTTACCTAAACCTCAAAACCCAGAAATTTGACAGTGATCTCCCTCATAAAATGTGAATTTGgtggcttattttaaaaagcatgatacCTTGCTGACTGTATAAGACACATAAATGCATGGACTTACCCATTCTTCTGAGCACATTGGAGGCTGC contains the following coding sequences:
- the LRRTM2 gene encoding leucine-rich repeat transmembrane neuronal protein 2 — its product is MGLHFKWPLGAPMLAAIYAMSMVLKMLPALGMACPPKCRCEKLLFYCDSQGFRSVPNATDKGSLGLSLRHNHITELERDQFASFSQLTWLHLDHNQISTVKEDAFQGLYKLKELILSSNKIFYLPNTTFTQLINLQNLDLSFNQLSSLHPELFYGLRKLQTLHLRSNSLRTIPVRLFWDCRSLEFLDLSTNRLRSLARNGFAGLIKLRELHLEHNQLTKINFAHFLRLSSLHTLFLQWNKISNLTCGMEWTWGTLEKLDLTGNEIKAIDLTVFDTMPNLKILLMDNNKLNSLDSKILNSLRSLTTVGLSGNLWECSPRICALASWLGSFQGRWEHSILCHSPDHTQGEDILDAVHGFQLCWNLSTTVTAMATTYRDPTTEYTKRISSSSYHVGDKEIPTTAGIAVTTEEHFPEPDNAIFTQRVITGTMALLFSFFFIIFIVFISRKCCPPTLRRIRQCSMIQNHRQLRSQTRLHMSNMSDQGPYNEYEPTHEGPFIIINGYGQCKCQQLPYKECEV